A single region of the Candidatus Sungiibacteriota bacterium genome encodes:
- a CDS encoding threonylcarbamoyl-AMP synthase, with protein sequence MSEKNFRKVLSLTEKILLSGGVLIGPTDTVYGIFGDATKSEVIKKMFAMKKRPEEKAFPIFVKDVAAARKYVYISDAKTKFLEKVWPGPVTAVFHHKEKLPKILTKEFDTLGIRIPSHPFLLELLSRLDFPLAQTSANISGKPPAKNTSTIKRYFEKEKVKPDLVVDGGELSGRPSAVVDFSGTGPILLRSGLVDKRELDRILGIMK encoded by the coding sequence TTGTCCGAAAAAAATTTCCGCAAGGTTTTATCTTTGACGGAGAAAATTTTACTATCCGGCGGAGTTCTGATTGGTCCGACTGATACGGTCTATGGAATTTTTGGTGATGCAACCAAATCCGAGGTTATAAAAAAAATGTTTGCGATGAAAAAGCGGCCGGAGGAAAAGGCATTTCCGATTTTTGTAAAAGATGTTGCTGCCGCCCGCAAATATGTTTATATTTCGGACGCCAAAACAAAATTTTTAGAAAAAGTATGGCCGGGACCCGTAACAGCTGTGTTTCATCATAAAGAAAAATTACCCAAGATTCTCACGAAAGAGTTTGATACCTTGGGTATTCGTATACCCAGCCACCCCTTTTTACTTGAGCTTCTTTCGCGGCTTGATTTTCCTTTGGCCCAGACCTCGGCGAACATTTCGGGAAAGCCGCCTGCAAAAAATACCAGCACGATAAAGAGATATTTTGAGAAGGAAAAAGTAAAACCCGACTTGGTAGTTGATGGCGGTGAACTTTCGGGTCGCCCCTCCGCCGTAGTTGATTTTAGCGGCACGGGCCCCATTTTGTTACGAAGCGGTCTTGTAGACAAACGGGAGCTTGACCGGATTCTTGGTATCATGAAATAA
- a CDS encoding serine hydroxymethyltransferase, giving the protein MNGFRNLKKHDPQLAKFLAAEVKRQRKTLNLIPSENIISPAVLEALGSRLTDKYSEGYPGKRYYAGNKIIDEIELLAQRRARKVFRLGEHWHVNVQPYSGSPANLAIYQALVPVGEKLMGMALPFGGHLTHGWKVSITGKLWTPVQYGVGRDGYINYEEIRQLAERERPKIIVAGATAYPRVIDFEKFGRIAHEVGAYFLADISHIAGLIAGGVHPSPFPHADVVMTTTHKTLRGPRGAIIFVNRESEVARKQGMDIAAAVDKAVFPGLQGGPHDHQTAAIAAALGEAAKPAFKKYAHQIVKNAKALAAELQKLGFRLVSGGTDNHLMLIDLTVLGISGREAQDRLEKAGIIVNRNTIPYDTRSPFDPSGIRIGTPALTTRGMKEGEMQEVAQLIYQVLTTTVPYGTLRAVHRLCKRFPT; this is encoded by the coding sequence ATGAACGGATTTCGCAACCTCAAAAAACATGACCCGCAACTTGCTAAGTTTCTTGCGGCAGAAGTTAAGCGCCAGCGTAAGACGCTTAATTTAATTCCTTCTGAAAATATTATTTCTCCTGCGGTACTTGAGGCGTTGGGGTCACGGCTGACGGATAAATACTCCGAAGGATACCCCGGGAAAAGATATTACGCGGGGAATAAAATTATTGATGAGATTGAGTTATTGGCTCAGCGTCGGGCAAGAAAGGTTTTTAGACTTGGGGAACATTGGCACGTTAATGTCCAGCCCTATTCGGGCTCACCGGCCAATTTAGCAATTTATCAAGCTCTGGTTCCGGTTGGCGAGAAATTAATGGGCATGGCTCTTCCTTTTGGCGGGCATTTAACTCACGGATGGAAAGTAAGCATAACCGGTAAACTCTGGACGCCGGTTCAATACGGCGTGGGCCGTGATGGCTACATTAATTATGAGGAAATCAGACAACTTGCCGAGCGCGAGAGGCCCAAAATTATTGTTGCCGGCGCCACCGCTTACCCGCGGGTTATAGATTTTGAGAAATTTGGCAGAATAGCGCATGAGGTGGGGGCGTATTTTCTGGCCGATATCTCGCATATTGCAGGACTTATTGCCGGAGGTGTGCATCCCTCGCCGTTTCCGCACGCTGATGTGGTTATGACCACTACCCATAAAACCCTACGCGGCCCCAGAGGCGCAATAATCTTTGTGAATCGCGAATCCGAAGTTGCTAGAAAGCAAGGGATGGACATTGCTGCTGCTGTTGATAAGGCCGTATTTCCCGGACTGCAGGGCGGACCGCACGATCATCAGACCGCAGCTATTGCCGCGGCCCTTGGGGAGGCGGCAAAACCGGCCTTTAAAAAATACGCTCACCAGATTGTAAAAAATGCCAAAGCCCTTGCGGCTGAATTGCAAAAACTTGGATTTCGTCTGGTTTCGGGCGGAACCGACAATCACCTTATGCTTATTGACCTTACGGTCCTTGGTATTTCCGGTCGGGAAGCGCAGGATCGGCTGGAAAAGGCGGGGATTATTGTAAATCGCAACACCATTCCGTATGATACCCGTTCTCCGTTTGATCCCTCAGGGATCAGAATTGGCACTCCGGCGTTAACGACAAGAGGCATGAAAGAGGGAGAAATGCAGGAGGTGGCGCAGCTAATTTATCAAGTATTGACCACCACCGTCCCGTATGGTACACTAAGGGCAGTGCATCGCCTTTGCAAGCGGTTCCCGACATAG